The following proteins are co-located in the Gigantopelta aegis isolate Gae_Host chromosome 5, Gae_host_genome, whole genome shotgun sequence genome:
- the LOC121373440 gene encoding probable palmitoyltransferase ZDHHC24 — translation MAGQRWVLPRTLADRIALSVFTLGGIFLLWYEIFHVLPTYYTDWVNTTYTHLFFAVFFAVNIYGNMFMLATTDTTGSDVVFPSGPAPSGWRYCDRCDRNVPPRSHHCKICDVCILKRDHHCWFAGYCIGHHNQRYYIVMVVYMVMAGLYCNVFNAQFVTNVKFQDGVRVFSVLSFIAPHATFIFRYEDLYTSFVTSLTTIGFLLTCIFLWLLYAQLSQLVHGQTQFEKKKGMLTYDMGLYNNVVDVFGKNWYFVWLFPFVPSRLPGDGVTFRSRETKAM, via the coding sequence ATGGCGGGTCAGCGCTGGGTCCTACCAAGAACGTTAGCCGACCGTATAGCTCTGAGCGTGTTTACTCTAGGCGGAATATTTCTACTGTGGTATGAGATCTTCCACGTCCTGCCTACGTACTACACAGACTGGGTCAACACAACGTATACTCATCTCTTCTTCGCCGTCTTTTTTGCCGTCAACATCTACGGCAACATGTTCATGCTCGCCACCACTGACACGACCGGAAGTGACGTGGTTTTCCCATCGGGTCCCGCGCCCAGTGGCTGGAGGTACTGCGACAGGTGCGACAGAAACGTCCCGCCGCGATCTCACCACTGCAAAATCTGCGACGTCTGCATCCTGAAGCGAGATCACCATTGTTGGTTTGCCGGCTACTGCATCGGCCACCACAACCAGCGCTACTACATCGTCATGGTGGTGTACATGGTCATGGCTGGACTGTACTGCAACGTCTTCAACGCTCAGTTCGTCACCAACGTCAAATTCCAAGATGGCGTTCGTGTCTTTTCCGTCCTCTCGTTCATAGCGCCGCACGCGACCTTCATATTCCGCTACGAAGACCTCTACACGAGTTTCGTCACTTCCTTGACGACCATCGGCTTCCTCCTCACGTGCATATTCCTCTGGCTGCTGTACGCCCAGTTGTCTCAGCTCGTGCACGGGCAGACGCAGTTcgaaaagaagaaaggaatgttgacGTACGACATGGGACTGTACAATAACGTTGTGGACGTGTTTGGGAAGAATTGGTATTTCGTCTGGCTGTTTCCATTCGTGCCTTCACGATTACCAGGCGATGGAGTAACGTTTAGATCACGCGAGACTAAGGCCATGTGA